Below is a genomic region from bacterium.
TCCCCAGTTATTCTCAAGATTTTTTTCACCAATCATGTTGTCTTGAATATCGTCCACTACTTCCTCAATAGTACCGTCGGCGGGAGCAATAATGTTTTTGTTGTAACAATAATAGTCTTCCGTGTAGTCGCCTTCATTTTTGTAGGTCTTTCCTGCGTCATCTGCCATTTCAAAATCCCAGGCGTGTCGCCATCCGTTTTTATGAGTATATTCCCCATTATGTCCCTGTGTTATGACCCATTCGCCAAAAAAAGGCAAAAAAATAGAAACAGGGCTTTCTTTGCCAAAACGTTCTGTATGATTGATGAATGAATAAAGATTTTTCTCGGGTGAATTTTGCTGTATAAACAGAGTGTTCAATTTTGCGTTGTTATGCACCCTGAATTTAAGTGCGTATAAAAACAATAAGGTAACAATATTGAAAGGTAAGGAATAAATCGGCAGATGATACAATGCTAAAACGGAGCTTAGGCTTATAGTAAGAATAGCAACCATCGGTATAAGAAGTATAACCGCTAAATACGAGTTGCGATTCGGTATGATGAAGTATCCGCCAATGGCAATAGCCGATAAAATATAATTGAACCCGATGTAGCTATAGCCGACTTCAGTAAAACGCGCGCCGATAAGTAAGTAGAATAAGTATGCAATGTAAAAACCAATTAAAGAGAGGATAAACCCTATTCTGGAATAAACCAGTAAGCCTATTGCTACCAAAACACCAGCAAAAACACTATGCTGAAAAAGAATTGCCCCTAAAGATAAAAAATATCCTTTTAATGAAACCGGTATTGGAATACTGTTCCACCATTCGTATAAATCGACAAACAAACTTCCGCCAATAGTATATAGATCATTTAAAGTGTAAATTTGCCTCTCATTCAGCCCCAGAGCCTGAAATTCACGGGATGCAAGTGTCAATGCCCACAATGACAATACGAAGGGAACACTTAAGTATGGTAGACCATATTTGCCGATAATGCCTTCAAGCGCAACTGAAAAAAACAGCGTCAATACCGCTGCAAGCAATACTAATAAGAGAAGCAAGATTCCGGGTTGAAAATAAACCCCTAAACCCAGACCTACGAGCAATGAGTTAAACCCATAATAGCCCTGTCGTATTCTAAATTTATCAAAACCAATCCAAAGGGCCGTAGCATTGCTAATTAATACCGAAAACAATCCGAATAAGCCCGTATAAAAATCAACAAAGGTTACCAGCAAAAGAATGCTTGCAAAAACTTTATTGTCCGAAAAAAAAACCTGAGAATAACTGTTTAATATACCCTGCAAATACCATTTCAGACTGCTCATAGACTTCAACATGTTGTTTTTACAAAACTGCTCAATACATAATTTGTTCCAGCAGATTTCGCAGATTCAGTCAGCTATTTTTATCCGCGTAAATTAGCGCGATCTGCGTGAGATAAATTCATAGTTTATATGTAACTACTCAGTATTAGAAATTTTATGTCCCATGAAGCCGTGAGGGATCCATAACAAAACGCATGCCTTCTTAGCGGGAATCAAAGAATTGTTGTTTAGTTACATTACAGGCTAAGTTTTTTTAAATGTTCCGGAAATTGTTCCAACATGTTCATGCTTTCAAGGGTTTCATTGTTTTTGATAACATGCGGATTTCCTTTGGTATCAATCATTACAACATTGGGTCTTAGCGTAATAAATTGCAGCCATTGGGTATTGTTATAAGCCCCTATGCGCCTGATAATATAATGATCACCTTTTTTGAGCAAAGGGAAAAGTACGCTGCCGCGAATTACGTCAATATTCATACAAAGGGGTCCGTATATAGTTGTATCTTCAGACTGATCGGAAGTGGGTTGCGCCGGACGTATATCATGTTCGTACCAAAATGAAGTGAATAAAAAGTTTACTCCTGCATCAATTATTGTTGCGCGCCGGCCATCAGCAAGCCGCTTATTGGCAACTACGGTACCCAGAATATAGCCGGCATCGTCGATAAGCGCCCGTCCCGTTTCCAGTATTAGCAGCGGCAGGTTATCGGGCTTAATTTCCGATTTCATGAAGGCCGATGTAATGGCTTCGGCAAATTCGTCGAATGAGGGCGCAGTATCGCTTCCGGGGTAATAGGCTCCTTTCAGTGTATTTTTCGATGCAAATCCCCCGCCCAAATCAATGTACTTGATTGTGTGTTTATGCTTTCGTTCAATCCCGATAGCCAAATCAGCCAGTTTGGATGCAGCGATGCGATAAGCATCGGTACTCATCATATAGGTTCCAATGTGGGTATGCAAACCAAGCAGTTCGATTTTTTTACTAACCATAATTCGGTTTAACGCATCCCATGCCTCGCCGTTTTCATAATTAAAACCAAAGCGATCCCATTGTGGATAAATGCCGGTATCCATATTTACACGAATGGCAACTTTAGGCTTCTTTTCTAATTTATCTGCCAGTGCGATTATGTCATACAGCTCATCGAAATGATCGATATGTATAAGCGATCCATTGTTAATAGCTTTAGCCAGATCCTCAGTTGTTTTATAGGGCCCGTTAAAAATTATGTTGTTTCCAGGAACTCCGTTCGCAATGGCTTTGTCGTATTCAAAACCGGAGACCACTTCAGCCCACGATCCTTCCTGATGGAATACCTTGCAGACCGCATTCAGGTAGTTCGTCTTGTACGACCATGCAAATTGAACTTTCGGATAACGTGACGCGAATGCCCTGTAAGCTTCTTTATAGGTTTTTCGAATAGTTGATTCAGAAAAAACATAAACCGGTGACCCAAATTCTTCAATCAGCGTCTTTACAGGAATACCATCAATGTGTGTGATCGGTTCTACACGGCTTTTGATGCCGAATTTACTTGGTAATCCCGCGTTTATTTTCTGAATTAGCGGCCGTTCAAACGGAAGTTTTTCCATGGTTGTTTTTACAACTCCCCTTTTGTTGATAATTGTTCAAATTCATCGAGATTACAAATCATATCGTACGAATAGCGAATGAACATTTTGCCGATATCGTAGCCAGTATAAGGTTTTACTTCATTGCCAAGAGCTAGATTAACCAATGCTTCAGGCAAATTTTGTCCGGCTCCTGTTGCGAGATAAACCCATGCAGGCAAGCGAGGGTTTATCTCGATAAGATATAGTTCGTTTTTCAATGTTCTGATCAATTCCAGTTCCATACCGCCCCGCCACTGTGTTGCGCCGATAATCCTATGCGTCAGATCAAGCATGCTCTTATCGTCGAGTGTAATGCCGCCCCATGCTTTCCCTTTATCGGTGATATACTGCTTCCGCATAGGCACCGCACCAACAGTGTTTCCTTTACCATCGCCCAAAGCCACGACATTTACTTCAGTGCCTTTTACAAATTGCTGAACAATTATGGGCAAGCCCCATTTGGCGGATATTTTGTCAAAATACATTTTCCCCTGTTCTGCATTATAGGCAATATACGCATCGTAAAATTTGCCCTTGACTACAACAGGGTAGTCAAAATCTTCCGTGAGATCATTGATGTCAACTGGGCTGGTAATGGCTTTGCTGAAAGGTACCTTTACATCGTATTTCCTGCCAAATTCAGGCAGGTTACTTTTTTGCCGTTCCTCAAATTGCTTGCGAGTTGGCAGAAAAGTGCTGATTCCTATTGATTTTAGTTTGGGAGCTGATTTCATAAACGCATGAAGCTCTGAATCAAAATTCGGTATTAGAACATCAACCTTTTCAATCGCCTGTATGTGCCCTATTCGTTCGATTACGGCTTCTATGCCATCCGAAGGGTATGGAACCTTATAGGTTTTATCTACCAAATCGTGCATATACGCACCGGGCTCAAGATTCTCGTAGGCTAAACCAATAATTCGCGACTCTAAAGAAAATGATTCGCGAATGCTGCGAATCACAGGAATGCCTGGACCCGGACTGTCAATATTATTCAAGCCCGAAACAGCG
It encodes:
- a CDS encoding peptidoglycan DD-metalloendopeptidase family protein, translating into MSSLKWYLQGILNSYSQVFFSDNKVFASILLLVTFVDFYTGLFGLFSVLISNATALWIGFDKFRIRQGYYGFNSLLVGLGLGVYFQPGILLLLLVLLAAVLTLFFSVALEGIIGKYGLPYLSVPFVLSLWALTLASREFQALGLNERQIYTLNDLYTIGGSLFVDLYEWWNSIPIPVSLKGYFLSLGAILFQHSVFAGVLVAIGLLVYSRIGFILSLIGFYIAYLFYLLIGARFTEVGYSYIGFNYILSAIAIGGYFIIPNRNSYLAVILLIPMVAILTISLSSVLALYHLPIYSLPFNIVTLLFLYALKFRVHNNAKLNTLFIQQNSPEKNLYSFINHTERFGKESPVSIFLPFFGEWVITQGHNGEYTHKNGWRHAWDFEMADDAGKTYKNEGDYTEDYYCYNKNIIAPADGTIEEVVDDIQDNMIGEKNLENNWGNTIIIKHAEYLYTKLSHLKQGTVQVTSGDKVKKGDLLGKCGNSGNSPYPHLHFQVQATPYIGSKTIDYPISNYFLKTSKNVELKTVATPEKNQTISNIQVNPSLRRAFFFIPGEKIKFNVIDSAEHEADWEVKIDYFLNKYIECEKSKSKAYFKIDDAMMHFIHFEGDRRSLLYYFYLAAYKVCLGFNKEFVLHDAYPLNMVFNPKNLVLQDFVAPFFRYKSGEFSLTYAGSHDALSDTRLVLNSKTTTKVFGKKSKEISFFFYVDKRGIKEFEIQTNQINIRAICIND
- a CDS encoding diaminopimelate decarboxylase; the protein is MEKLPFERPLIQKINAGLPSKFGIKSRVEPITHIDGIPVKTLIEEFGSPVYVFSESTIRKTYKEAYRAFASRYPKVQFAWSYKTNYLNAVCKVFHQEGSWAEVVSGFEYDKAIANGVPGNNIIFNGPYKTTEDLAKAINNGSLIHIDHFDELYDIIALADKLEKKPKVAIRVNMDTGIYPQWDRFGFNYENGEAWDALNRIMVSKKIELLGLHTHIGTYMMSTDAYRIAASKLADLAIGIERKHKHTIKYIDLGGGFASKNTLKGAYYPGSDTAPSFDEFAEAITSAFMKSEIKPDNLPLLILETGRALIDDAGYILGTVVANKRLADGRRATIIDAGVNFLFTSFWYEHDIRPAQPTSDQSEDTTIYGPLCMNIDVIRGSVLFPLLKKGDHYIIRRIGAYNNTQWLQFITLRPNVVMIDTKGNPHVIKNNETLESMNMLEQFPEHLKKLSL
- a CDS encoding ATP-grasp domain-containing protein, translated to MNKTKITIAVSGLNNIDSPGPGIPVIRSIRESFSLESRIIGLAYENLEPGAYMHDLVDKTYKVPYPSDGIEAVIERIGHIQAIEKVDVLIPNFDSELHAFMKSAPKLKSIGISTFLPTRKQFEERQKSNLPEFGRKYDVKVPFSKAITSPVDINDLTEDFDYPVVVKGKFYDAYIAYNAEQGKMYFDKISAKWGLPIIVQQFVKGTEVNVVALGDGKGNTVGAVPMRKQYITDKGKAWGGITLDDKSMLDLTHRIIGATQWRGGMELELIRTLKNELYLIEINPRLPAWVYLATGAGQNLPEALVNLALGNEVKPYTGYDIGKMFIRYSYDMICNLDEFEQLSTKGEL